From a single Papaver somniferum cultivar HN1 unplaced genomic scaffold, ASM357369v1 unplaced-scaffold_19, whole genome shotgun sequence genomic region:
- the LOC113338518 gene encoding uncharacterized protein LOC113338518: MVLVRISYRKTPRPSYYICKPSTGKSRKIPNPKTNQHRTLKTAVVVRKSSNPMHYKIIRFSTSHGYLVYHCEIFNSEIWEWIMLDDIIVVSDDDQVKPSSFLGSATDLGVLIHVAIHLPSYDRHITTLDTNIYGGSWRTISQPNEKLEDAGGWGVEKKLVECEGELGLLYLELVEKWPELWVL, encoded by the coding sequence ATGGTTTTAGTACGAATATCATACCGAAAAACTCCAAGACCTTCATACTACATTTGCAAGCCATCCACGGGAAAATCCCGAAAGATTCCAAACCCTAAGACAAATCAACATCGAACTCTGAAGACCGCCGTTGTTGTTAGAAAGTCTAGCAACCCGATGCATTATAAAATAATTCGCTTCTCCACTTCTCATGGTTATCTTGTGTATCACTGTGAGATATTCAACTCAGAAATCTGGGAATGGATAATGCTTGACGACATAATTGTTGTTAGCGACGATGATCAAGTCAAACCTTCTTCTTTTCTTGGATCGGCGACTGATCTTGGGGTTCTCATACATGTAGCCATTCACTTGCCATCATATGACAGGCACATTACGACACTAGATACCAATATTTATGGAGGAAGTTGGAGGACCATTTCACAACCAAATGAAAAACTAGAAGATGCAGGTGGCTGGGGTGTTGAGAAGAAACTAGTAGAATGCGAAGGTGAATTAGGCTTGCTATACCTTGAATTGGTTGAAAAATGGCCGGAGCTTTGGGTGTTATAA